Proteins from one Pseudoliparis swirei isolate HS2019 ecotype Mariana Trench chromosome 22, NWPU_hadal_v1, whole genome shotgun sequence genomic window:
- the LOC130212848 gene encoding basic helix-loop-helix transcription factor scleraxis-like, with translation MTFAMLRSAPPPAGRFLYGDIALLSEDDDENGSEGSGSDERNNFRLSTSPSAFHIKVSRKRKLCGAGGGGMDVGAMMGRLIPQGSPPHGEVRQRTAANARERDRTNSVNTAFTALRTLIPTEPADRKLSKIETLRLASSYISHLGNVLLLGEGLHDGQPCHAPSAPFFHVNSSPNRGSDQSAQPKHICTFCLSNQRKMNKDRDRKTAIRS, from the exons ATGACGTTCGCCATGCTGCGCTCGGCGCCCCCGCCGGCGGGCCGCTTCCTGTACGGCGACATCGCCCTCCTCTCCGAGGACGACGACGAGAACGGCAGCGAGGGCTCGGGCTCCGACGAGCGCAACAACTTTCGCCTGTCGACGTCGCCGTCCGCCTTCCACATCAAGgtgagcaggaagaggaagctgtGCGGGGCGGGCGGCGGCGGGATGGACGTAGGCGCCATGATGGGGAGGCTCATCCCACAGGGGTCCCCCCCCCACGGCGAGGTCCGCCAGAGGACCGCGGCCAACGCGCGGGAGAGGGACCGCACCAACTCCGTCAACACGGCCTTCACGGCGCTGCGGACGCTCATCCCCACCGAGCCGGCCGACAG GAAGCTGTCAAAGATCGAGACGCTGCGTCTGGCCAGCAGCTACATCAGCCACCTGGGcaacgtgctgctgctgggggaggggcttcacgACGGACAGCCCTGCCACGCGCCCTCAGCGCCGTTCTTCCACGTCAACTCCTCCCCCAACCGAGGGTCCGACCAATCAGCTCAGCCGAAGCACATCTGTACTTTCTGCCTCAGCAACCAGAGGAAAATG AACAAAGACCGAGACCGGAAGACGGCGATCAGGAGTTAA